AACCTTAAAGGAAAAAGCCCCGGAAAATGACTGCATCATGATTGAAAACCCCAATGCCATGCATTACATGGTCGCAGGATTATCAGAACCAGTAGATGTGGTGATCAATGGTTCTGCTGGTTATTTTGCCGCTACCATGATCCACGGAGCCCGGGTTCATATCACTGGAAACGCCGGCTGGTTCCCGGCAGACAACATGACTGAAGGTGAAGTGATCATTGATGGTTCCGCAGGAGATGGTGTGGGCCAGGGAATTTACGGAGGCACAGTGGTGGTGCGCAGAGACGTGGGTTCCCGTACCGGAGAAATCATGAAAAACGGAACCATTATCATCGGTGGAAACTCCGGGTTCATGAGTGGATTGTTCATGATGGGAGGCCGCATAATCATATTAGGAGATATCTCCGACGATGCTGGAGAATCAATAATCCGGGGAACCATCTATGTAGGTGGAAATATCCAGAGTCTGGGTAAAAACGCCATGGTAGAAGAACTGGAAGAAGAGGAAAGGAAAGAATTAAAGGAAATACTGGAAAAATACGATTTCCAGCTGGAAGAGGAAAAGTACCAGAAATTCCGTAAAATAGTACCCCGCAGTGCCCGACCATTCTACGGCCAGGAATCAGAGGAGGGAAAATAAATGACTGCCAATCATAAAGGGGTGACCCTGGTGGGAACACCCTGTCAGATCATAGCCGCCGCA
This Methanobacterium formicicum DNA region includes the following protein-coding sequences:
- a CDS encoding tributyrin esterase; protein product: MKEFKINAQNKTPREINRTLKEKAPENDCIMIENPNAMHYMVAGLSEPVDVVINGSAGYFAATMIHGARVHITGNAGWFPADNMTEGEVIIDGSAGDGVGQGIYGGTVVVRRDVGSRTGEIMKNGTIIIGGNSGFMSGLFMMGGRIIILGDISDDAGESIIRGTIYVGGNIQSLGKNAMVEELEEEERKELKEILEKYDFQLEEEKYQKFRKIVPRSARPFYGQESEEGK